Proteins encoded in a region of the Tautonia rosea genome:
- a CDS encoding ArnT family glycosyltransferase: MLDLGFVVLLMLWSAIVGLALLRRFGPVPESRSEAIGLAVPLGLGLLAMAALGLGQVGWLGRPGLIGVLLVGLLLGLRPRVWESLRSGLGCPRLVRTEAGRIDPVGVVFDLAMGLILLGSLLTALIPPTDGDALCYHLQVPKLFLWSGSVFYEPDLHETVYPLVTEMLYAVGLVFRGPVACRLIQWAFGVFFAWNVASLARPFLGDRARWAATIALGVPAVSNGMGAPLNDVALATMATAALVAWTRWLDRPSGAGAALIGVLIGLAMGVKYPALVWGGVIGLGMLLSTRPGRLPWRTVLRHAAVCGGVALLIGGSWYLRAYLHTGNPVHPFFRETFGSGFDVVLSDDKRPMEPTAWNLVTAIVPMTLDPNRFDSFAHQFGPAFLLFLPAILIWRPPIRLMTLVLVAYAFLLICLSQRQSMRFVLPGVGPMAVAVAWLVADWSRRRGIAPKLLMASVVVMLAFEATIALSRPRHGLAVALGIESAEEFLARREPTYRVGQWIDDRLPESARIVGQDHRGFYLPRPYAMEKAHRRRTGLGTRGETPEQILAHFSEEGFTHVLVCPPEPLDAIEFDPDLNTLLGSWINDQVPLYAESITDPDGVTRHYALYRLPDPTNLARTQAAGEERR, translated from the coding sequence ATGCTCGACCTGGGATTTGTCGTTCTGTTGATGCTCTGGTCGGCAATCGTCGGCCTGGCGCTGTTGCGCCGGTTCGGGCCGGTGCCGGAATCTCGCTCCGAAGCGATCGGTCTGGCCGTGCCGCTCGGCCTGGGATTGCTGGCGATGGCGGCGCTGGGGTTGGGGCAAGTGGGATGGCTCGGGCGCCCGGGATTGATCGGCGTCCTACTCGTGGGCCTGCTACTGGGACTTCGGCCGAGGGTCTGGGAGAGCCTGCGATCGGGCCTGGGTTGTCCGAGGCTCGTCCGCACCGAGGCTGGGAGGATCGATCCGGTCGGGGTGGTGTTTGATTTGGCAATGGGGTTGATCCTGCTCGGATCGCTCCTGACGGCTCTGATTCCGCCGACCGATGGCGATGCCCTCTGCTATCATCTTCAAGTGCCCAAGCTTTTTCTCTGGAGCGGCTCGGTTTTCTATGAGCCGGACCTGCACGAGACGGTCTATCCGCTGGTGACGGAGATGCTCTATGCCGTCGGCCTCGTGTTTCGGGGGCCGGTGGCGTGCCGGTTGATTCAGTGGGCGTTCGGGGTGTTCTTCGCCTGGAACGTAGCGAGCCTGGCGAGGCCCTTTTTGGGGGACCGAGCGCGTTGGGCGGCGACGATCGCCCTGGGCGTGCCGGCGGTATCGAACGGAATGGGAGCCCCGTTGAACGATGTTGCCCTCGCAACGATGGCGACGGCGGCGCTGGTGGCGTGGACCCGTTGGCTTGACCGGCCATCGGGAGCGGGGGCGGCGCTGATCGGGGTGCTGATCGGTCTGGCGATGGGCGTGAAGTATCCGGCCTTGGTCTGGGGAGGGGTGATCGGGCTCGGGATGTTGCTTTCGACCCGTCCGGGGCGATTGCCCTGGCGCACGGTGCTTCGTCATGCGGCGGTGTGCGGAGGGGTTGCCCTTCTCATCGGCGGCTCGTGGTATCTGAGAGCGTACCTCCATACGGGAAACCCGGTGCATCCGTTTTTCCGGGAGACGTTCGGATCGGGGTTCGACGTGGTGCTCTCGGACGACAAGCGGCCGATGGAGCCGACGGCGTGGAACCTCGTGACGGCGATCGTGCCGATGACGCTCGACCCGAACCGTTTTGATAGCTTTGCCCATCAGTTCGGACCGGCATTCCTGCTGTTCCTCCCCGCCATCCTGATCTGGAGGCCACCGATCCGTTTGATGACGCTGGTCCTGGTCGCGTATGCGTTTCTCCTGATCTGCCTGTCACAGCGGCAGAGCATGCGGTTCGTCTTGCCAGGCGTTGGACCGATGGCGGTGGCGGTCGCGTGGTTGGTGGCGGACTGGAGCAGGCGACGCGGGATCGCGCCAAAGCTCTTGATGGCGAGCGTGGTGGTGATGCTCGCGTTCGAGGCGACGATTGCCCTGTCTCGCCCGCGGCATGGGCTCGCCGTTGCGTTGGGAATCGAATCGGCCGAGGAGTTCCTGGCCCGCCGCGAGCCGACGTATCGGGTCGGGCAATGGATCGACGATCGCTTGCCGGAATCGGCCCGGATTGTCGGGCAGGATCACCGAGGCTTTTATCTGCCTCGGCCGTATGCGATGGAGAAAGCACATCGCAGACGGACAGGGCTCGGCACTCGGGGAGAGACACCGGAGCAGATTCTCGCACATTTTTCCGAAGAGGGGTTCACGCACGTTCTGGTCTGTCCGCCGGAGCCGCTGGATGCGATCGAATTTGATCCGGATCTCAACACGTTGCTGGGATCGTGGATCAACGATCAGGTGCCGCTTTATGCCGAGTCGATCACCGATCCGGACGGCGTGACCCGGCATTATGCCCTGTACCGGTTGCCCGATCCGACGAATCTGGCACGCACCCAGGCGGCGGGAGAGGAACGCCGATGA
- a CDS encoding CDP-alcohol phosphatidyltransferase family protein translates to MTCSPPSLAELRDRELQGQDAQIGNILARRFARPTAIYGTWLAVRLGLSAHHVTVASLLAALAGAVGLAWGTLLGFLAGAVLGLLAFWLDRVDGQVARWRGSAGINGVYLDYMMHHAATMAQGFALGFGLAARTGTLGWAAAGALVSAGWMFLSLQNDCRYKAFFQPLKRSSGAFRVIGGAGGRPSPPAPWPRRGIGMLTWPAYKICEPHVVLITLLGLAIVAGVEPIVWEWGWKAYVGGMAVLAPVLATARVARAVRKGAVEEEFARWFRAERVESHRGDVIGRPHLTGHGRSATMEDRVNSEHG, encoded by the coding sequence ATGACCTGTTCACCCCCAAGTTTGGCCGAGCTACGAGACCGGGAACTGCAAGGGCAGGACGCTCAGATCGGCAACATCCTGGCCCGCCGATTCGCCCGGCCAACGGCGATTTACGGGACCTGGCTGGCGGTTCGGCTGGGGCTCTCGGCGCATCATGTCACGGTGGCATCGCTGCTGGCAGCACTGGCGGGGGCGGTGGGTCTGGCATGGGGAACTCTTCTCGGGTTCCTTGCCGGGGCGGTGCTGGGGTTGCTCGCCTTCTGGCTGGATCGGGTTGATGGGCAGGTGGCACGTTGGCGAGGGTCGGCGGGGATCAATGGCGTTTATCTGGATTACATGATGCATCATGCGGCCACGATGGCGCAGGGGTTCGCCCTGGGTTTCGGGCTGGCCGCGAGGACGGGAACACTGGGTTGGGCGGCGGCGGGAGCCCTGGTGTCGGCGGGATGGATGTTCTTGAGCCTTCAAAACGATTGCCGATACAAAGCGTTCTTTCAACCGTTGAAACGATCGTCGGGTGCCTTCCGTGTGATAGGAGGCGCGGGAGGTCGGCCCTCCCCCCCTGCTCCGTGGCCAAGGCGAGGGATCGGGATGCTCACCTGGCCAGCGTACAAAATCTGCGAGCCGCACGTCGTGCTGATCACCCTGCTGGGGTTGGCAATCGTTGCGGGAGTCGAGCCGATCGTCTGGGAATGGGGCTGGAAAGCGTATGTCGGTGGGATGGCTGTGCTGGCTCCGGTGCTGGCGACGGCTCGCGTTGCGCGAGCCGTGCGCAAGGGAGCAGTCGAGGAGGAGTTCGCCCGCTGGTTCCGTGCCGAGCGAGTTGAATCTCATCGGGGTGACGTGATCGGGAGACCTCACCTGACGGGTCATGGCCGCTCGGCTACGATGGAGGATCGCGTGAACTCCGAGCACGGTTGA
- a CDS encoding Gfo/Idh/MocA family protein yields MSQTPLLLPDAHLPRMPRRRDWGIGVVGAGFIVKDCHLVAYADAGFPVVGITSRTRSTAEEVARLRGVPRVFDSVEEMLDGAEVGIVDLAVPPQNQPEMIRRVVAHPKKPKGILAQKPLAMTIEEARDLVQRCEAAGVVLQVNQNMRYDHSVRALKALIEGGALGDPVLATIDMRAIPHWMPWAEGLRSLSTFIMSIHHLDTMRYWLGNPNRVLASTRPDPRTSFPHSDGINLYILEYDNGARGCGWDDVWTGPAREGGGAEIGIRWRFEGTNGTAIGTIGWPGWPDRVPSTIAYSTVDDGQWHRPTWPEAWFPDAFAGPMAGLMIALESGTEPDISGRDNLGTIALCEAVLTASAEHRVVAPAV; encoded by the coding sequence ATGAGCCAGACCCCGTTGTTACTCCCTGATGCTCACCTGCCTCGAATGCCCAGGCGAAGGGACTGGGGGATCGGAGTCGTGGGTGCAGGGTTTATCGTGAAGGATTGTCACCTGGTCGCCTATGCCGATGCCGGATTCCCGGTTGTCGGGATCACCTCGCGGACCCGATCGACGGCCGAGGAGGTCGCGCGTTTGCGGGGGGTTCCTCGGGTCTTCGATTCGGTCGAGGAGATGCTGGACGGGGCGGAGGTCGGCATCGTCGATCTGGCCGTGCCGCCGCAGAATCAACCGGAGATGATCCGACGCGTGGTTGCGCATCCAAAGAAGCCGAAGGGGATTCTCGCGCAAAAACCGCTGGCCATGACGATCGAGGAGGCAAGGGACCTGGTGCAGCGTTGCGAAGCGGCGGGGGTCGTGCTGCAGGTCAATCAGAACATGCGGTACGATCACTCGGTCCGAGCGTTGAAGGCGTTGATCGAGGGCGGGGCACTGGGCGATCCGGTGCTGGCAACGATCGACATGAGGGCGATTCCCCACTGGATGCCCTGGGCCGAGGGGCTGAGGTCGCTCTCAACCTTTATCATGAGCATTCACCACCTGGACACGATGCGCTACTGGCTCGGCAATCCGAACCGGGTGCTGGCCAGCACGAGGCCCGATCCGAGGACATCATTTCCGCACTCGGACGGGATCAACCTCTACATCCTCGAATACGACAACGGTGCACGAGGGTGCGGCTGGGACGACGTCTGGACCGGCCCGGCTCGGGAAGGGGGCGGAGCCGAGATTGGAATTCGATGGCGATTCGAGGGGACGAACGGCACTGCGATCGGTACGATCGGATGGCCGGGATGGCCGGACCGGGTGCCGAGCACGATCGCCTATTCCACGGTGGACGACGGTCAGTGGCATCGGCCGACCTGGCCCGAGGCCTGGTTCCCCGACGCCTTCGCCGGGCCGATGGCGGGTCTGATGATCGCCCTGGAATCGGGAACGGAGCCCGACATCTCGGGCCGCGACAACCTGGGAACAATTGCGCTGTGCGAGGCAGTGCTCACTGCCTCCGCAGAGCACCGAGTGGTCGCTCCGGCCGTGTGA
- a CDS encoding ROK family protein: MSATRSVYIGTDSGATTSKVGAVWDDGSIVSTRLLQQATQSHAGPEAVVRGWVEAIGSFLEQHGIAWDQVQGVGLAIPGPFRSYGVLDRSANLHESFVGFDIRSAYMAALETRTGRPIPVVVGNDGDLGGVGEAQRVRGSGTGSVVMLAAGSGLGAAYVDGRGLPLNGDSLAGMEAGHMPAPLQMLGVPAYPCGCGRDWGCVEVYTTLSGLPHLLGAKLPEYPDHELARSDRPMKERVLALRDLAQHGDELALSLFDFQAKAMGLHVANLTIALDPSFVVIGGGLMDPEATTTEFRERYLGIVRKTAEPYLFPSQRERMQIVPATLGDLSQAIGAALVALYQGRV; this comes from the coding sequence ATGAGTGCAACGCGATCGGTGTATATCGGAACGGACAGTGGTGCGACGACCTCGAAAGTGGGGGCGGTCTGGGATGATGGGTCGATCGTCTCGACCCGGCTCTTGCAGCAGGCGACCCAGTCACACGCGGGGCCGGAAGCCGTGGTGCGCGGCTGGGTCGAGGCCATTGGATCGTTTCTGGAGCAACACGGGATTGCCTGGGATCAGGTCCAGGGGGTCGGGCTGGCGATTCCAGGGCCGTTTCGGAGCTATGGGGTGCTCGATCGGTCGGCGAACCTGCACGAGAGCTTTGTCGGGTTCGATATTCGATCGGCATACATGGCGGCCCTGGAGACCCGGACAGGCCGGCCGATTCCGGTGGTCGTGGGGAACGACGGCGATTTGGGAGGTGTCGGCGAGGCACAGCGGGTGCGGGGATCGGGAACGGGGAGCGTAGTGATGCTCGCCGCCGGATCCGGCCTCGGAGCGGCCTATGTTGATGGGAGGGGATTGCCGCTCAACGGCGATTCGCTGGCAGGCATGGAGGCCGGGCACATGCCGGCGCCGTTGCAGATGCTCGGGGTGCCGGCCTATCCGTGCGGCTGTGGACGCGATTGGGGGTGCGTGGAGGTTTACACCACCCTCTCCGGGTTGCCTCACCTCCTCGGGGCGAAGCTGCCCGAGTATCCCGATCATGAGCTGGCCCGGTCGGATCGCCCAATGAAGGAGCGGGTGCTTGCGCTGCGCGACCTAGCTCAGCACGGAGATGAGCTGGCCCTCTCACTTTTTGATTTCCAGGCGAAGGCGATGGGCCTGCATGTGGCGAACCTGACGATCGCGCTGGACCCGTCGTTCGTGGTGATCGGCGGGGGATTGATGGATCCGGAGGCGACGACTACCGAATTCCGGGAACGATATCTCGGGATCGTCCGGAAGACGGCGGAGCCCTACCTGTTCCCAAGCCAGCGGGAGCGGATGCAGATTGTTCCGGCGACCCTCGGCGACCTGTCGCAAGCTATCGGCGCGGCCCTGGTGGCGTTGTATCAAGGCCGGGTCTGA
- a CDS encoding DNA repair helicase XPB: MQQYNPANPLIVQGDRTVLLEVDNPLYPEARDALAPFAELERSPEHIHTYRLTPLSLWNAAAAGMTADEMVEVLARFTKFPLPPSLGADLAELVDRYGRVRLERVEGELRLISSDRPLLEELARRKGLRDLLFHRLDETTFAVDDAHRGVLKQQLIAAGYPAEDLAGYSPGTPLEVEMREGTAASGRPFQVRDYQRQSVDAFYAGGDARGGSGVIVLPCGAGKTVVGIAAMARLKTQTLVLTTSTTAVEQWRREILDKTDLTEDQVATYTGDSKAIAPVTLATYQIVTYRPSKTGPFPHFKLFAERDWGLIVYDEVHLLPAPVFRVTADIQARRRLGLTATLVREDGREEDVFSLIGPKKFDVPWRILEQKGWIAEARCIEVRAGLPDPNRMEYAIAEWRDKFRLASENPLKDELVAELLTRHDGPEDRVLIIGQYIKQLRQLSERFDIPVITGQTSNGVREDLYGKFRRGELRRLILSKVGNFAIDLPDANVMIQISGTFGSRQEEAQRLGRILRPKGSEEPAHFYSIVSRDTREMEFAHHRQLFLTEQGYAYEIVDASELLDGLDLSAYSTSVMGQDDEPERTQDEVEESLPTDRSHHAGARNE; this comes from the coding sequence ATGCAGCAGTACAACCCCGCCAACCCTTTGATCGTGCAGGGCGACCGGACGGTCCTGCTTGAGGTTGATAACCCGCTCTATCCGGAGGCCCGCGACGCGCTGGCCCCCTTTGCCGAGCTGGAACGAAGCCCCGAGCACATCCACACCTACCGGCTTACCCCGCTTTCGCTCTGGAACGCGGCGGCCGCGGGGATGACGGCCGACGAGATGGTCGAGGTGCTGGCCCGCTTCACCAAGTTCCCGCTTCCGCCGAGCCTTGGGGCCGACCTGGCCGAGCTGGTCGATCGCTACGGGCGGGTCCGCCTGGAACGGGTCGAGGGGGAGCTGCGCCTGATCTCGTCCGATCGGCCCTTGCTGGAGGAGCTGGCCCGCCGCAAAGGCTTGCGAGATCTCCTCTTTCATCGACTCGACGAAACGACATTCGCCGTCGATGACGCGCACCGTGGGGTGCTCAAGCAGCAGCTCATTGCCGCTGGGTATCCGGCGGAGGACCTGGCGGGATACTCCCCCGGCACTCCGCTGGAGGTCGAGATGCGCGAGGGGACGGCGGCTTCGGGTCGACCGTTTCAGGTCCGGGATTATCAGCGTCAATCGGTCGATGCCTTTTATGCCGGGGGAGACGCCCGAGGGGGCTCAGGGGTCATCGTCCTACCCTGTGGAGCGGGGAAAACGGTGGTCGGCATCGCCGCAATGGCCCGCTTGAAGACGCAAACGCTCGTCTTGACGACCAGCACGACGGCCGTGGAGCAGTGGCGCCGCGAGATTCTCGACAAGACCGATCTGACCGAGGATCAGGTGGCGACCTACACGGGAGACTCGAAGGCGATCGCTCCTGTCACCCTGGCGACCTATCAGATCGTCACCTATCGGCCGAGCAAGACCGGCCCCTTCCCGCACTTCAAGCTCTTTGCCGAGCGAGACTGGGGGCTGATCGTCTACGACGAGGTGCACCTTTTGCCGGCCCCTGTGTTCCGGGTTACGGCCGATATTCAGGCCCGTCGACGCCTTGGCCTGACCGCAACACTTGTCCGCGAGGACGGCCGCGAGGAAGACGTGTTCAGCCTCATCGGCCCGAAGAAGTTTGACGTACCCTGGCGGATCCTGGAGCAAAAAGGCTGGATCGCCGAGGCCCGCTGCATCGAGGTCCGCGCCGGCCTGCCCGACCCGAACCGCATGGAATACGCCATCGCCGAATGGCGCGATAAGTTTCGGCTGGCGAGTGAGAATCCGCTCAAAGATGAACTGGTCGCGGAACTCCTCACACGGCACGACGGCCCCGAGGATCGCGTTTTGATCATCGGCCAGTACATCAAGCAACTCCGACAGCTTTCCGAACGGTTCGACATTCCGGTCATCACCGGGCAAACGTCAAACGGAGTCCGCGAAGACCTGTACGGCAAGTTCCGCCGGGGAGAGCTGCGGCGCTTGATTCTCTCAAAGGTCGGTAACTTCGCCATCGACCTGCCTGACGCAAATGTGATGATCCAGATCTCCGGCACGTTCGGCAGCCGACAGGAAGAAGCCCAGCGGCTGGGGCGCATCCTTCGGCCCAAGGGGAGCGAGGAGCCGGCTCACTTCTATTCGATCGTCTCACGAGACACCCGGGAGATGGAGTTCGCCCACCACCGCCAACTGTTCCTGACCGAGCAGGGGTACGCTTACGAGATCGTCGACGCCTCCGAACTGCTCGACGGCCTTGATCTCAGTGCCTATTCCACCTCCGTCATGGGGCAGGACGATGAACCGGAGCGTACCCAGGATGAGGTGGAAGAATCGCTCCCGACTGACCGCTCTCATCACGCCGGAGCGAGAAACGAGTGA
- a CDS encoding helicase-associated domain-containing protein, translated as MPLALCVEMTDPTLDDDGFDTDDRGEPSPPCSYRAALAGAAPFRLRLILRELGRDPGRRTTGLAEELADRLEEPGVVAGLISDLSPVERQGLGLFALTETAAWPAVGFGETLRGLGLDQQQAIERPMALGLIAPMPPATDPEVPLWPLDPDRVGGTRLVVHPAVLESARITEPEGEGPPVLDEPARLVRESDGLEAVLRLAALWQLADTSPLKRTRQGGLYKRDRQRLDEDPALAGPIADVLHPLDDHVSVWLSLARSIGLLIDEPESDRIVAAPASIWAEHGVHLPQMIAARWLGGVDLTDGGDDPGSTLALRPVSLLWLASLKEEAWVSLDDLATWLSVRMRAPTLPALSGKAERRRGRSADETPSGDPMTDVLRSTLLGPAYLLGLVRVGEAGPSRAPAMQLTERGRYVLGLGPPPPPPPRIEQFLFVQPNFEIVAYRQGLNPALIGRLSRFARWSQLGSALTLRLNSDAIDRGLASGLSVDQIRDWLTRHGVRPLPDGVAGAIASWAGRRDRLTYYASATLIEFSSAEELENALAEWAEGTAPPPVRVADRVLLVEDEGAIPFRRFQLAGARDYRKPPESCVEVGPDGITLSADPARGDLFIEAELSRFADPVPNDSAETTLRRRYVVSPASLRRGSHEGMTLTGLAQWYTYRTGAPMPPVVRWLASIVRFEGAQAADAVRAGRPLIVRTERSEVLDGLLQHPDTRTLFGDRLGPTAAIVKSGDPERLQKALTMLGVSLLLE; from the coding sequence ATGCCCCTCGCGTTGTGCGTTGAGATGACTGACCCGACGCTTGACGATGACGGCTTCGACACCGACGACCGCGGGGAACCGTCTCCGCCCTGTTCGTATCGCGCCGCGCTGGCCGGGGCCGCCCCGTTCCGGCTCCGGCTCATCCTGCGAGAGCTCGGACGCGACCCGGGTCGGCGGACCACGGGCCTGGCCGAGGAACTGGCCGATCGGCTGGAGGAGCCGGGGGTCGTGGCTGGTCTGATCAGCGACCTCTCTCCAGTCGAGCGGCAAGGGCTCGGCCTGTTTGCACTGACCGAGACCGCAGCCTGGCCCGCGGTAGGCTTCGGCGAGACCTTGCGGGGGCTTGGCCTCGACCAGCAGCAGGCGATCGAACGACCGATGGCACTGGGTCTGATCGCGCCGATGCCCCCGGCGACTGACCCCGAAGTCCCGCTCTGGCCGCTCGACCCTGATCGGGTGGGGGGGACAAGGCTGGTGGTGCATCCGGCAGTCCTCGAATCGGCCCGAATCACCGAGCCGGAGGGGGAAGGGCCTCCCGTCCTCGACGAACCGGCGCGGCTCGTCAGGGAATCGGATGGCCTGGAGGCGGTCCTCCGACTGGCGGCCCTCTGGCAGCTTGCCGACACCAGCCCCTTGAAGCGCACGCGACAAGGAGGACTCTACAAGCGCGATCGCCAACGGCTCGACGAAGACCCAGCGCTGGCCGGTCCGATTGCCGACGTGCTCCACCCTCTCGACGACCACGTCTCGGTCTGGCTGAGTCTCGCTCGGTCGATCGGCCTGCTGATCGACGAGCCGGAAAGTGATCGGATTGTCGCGGCTCCAGCGTCGATCTGGGCAGAACATGGGGTCCACTTGCCGCAGATGATCGCCGCCCGATGGCTTGGCGGAGTGGACCTGACCGACGGAGGGGACGATCCGGGATCAACCCTCGCCCTGCGTCCGGTCTCCTTGCTCTGGCTGGCGAGCCTTAAGGAAGAGGCATGGGTGAGTCTGGACGATCTGGCTACCTGGCTCTCGGTTCGGATGCGAGCCCCGACTCTCCCGGCACTAAGCGGAAAGGCGGAGCGTCGCCGAGGTCGATCGGCCGATGAAACGCCCTCGGGCGATCCAATGACCGACGTCTTGCGATCAACCTTGCTCGGACCAGCCTATCTGCTCGGCCTGGTTCGGGTCGGCGAGGCAGGACCGAGCCGAGCCCCGGCGATGCAACTCACCGAACGGGGACGCTATGTGCTGGGGCTGGGTCCGCCTCCGCCACCGCCGCCTCGAATCGAGCAATTCTTGTTCGTGCAACCGAACTTCGAGATTGTTGCCTATCGCCAGGGGCTCAATCCGGCTTTGATCGGTCGTCTGAGTCGGTTCGCCAGGTGGTCGCAGCTGGGGTCAGCCCTCACGCTTCGGCTCAACTCCGACGCGATCGACCGCGGCCTGGCCTCGGGGCTTTCGGTCGATCAGATCCGAGACTGGCTGACCCGGCACGGCGTCCGCCCGTTGCCCGACGGCGTAGCCGGAGCGATTGCCTCGTGGGCCGGTCGACGCGATCGCTTGACGTACTATGCCTCAGCCACCTTGATCGAGTTTTCCAGCGCCGAGGAGTTGGAAAACGCCCTGGCCGAATGGGCCGAAGGAACCGCTCCGCCACCGGTCCGGGTGGCCGATCGGGTCTTGCTGGTCGAGGACGAGGGTGCGATCCCGTTTCGTCGCTTTCAGCTTGCCGGAGCGAGAGATTATCGCAAGCCTCCCGAGTCCTGCGTGGAGGTCGGCCCCGACGGGATTACTCTCTCGGCCGATCCGGCGCGGGGGGATCTGTTCATTGAGGCCGAGCTGTCGCGTTTTGCCGACCCGGTACCGAACGACAGTGCGGAAACGACCTTGCGCCGACGCTATGTCGTCTCACCTGCATCGCTCCGACGAGGGTCGCACGAGGGGATGACCCTGACCGGCCTGGCCCAATGGTATACCTACCGGACCGGCGCGCCGATGCCGCCCGTCGTCCGATGGCTCGCGAGCATCGTGCGTTTCGAAGGGGCTCAGGCGGCGGATGCCGTTCGGGCCGGACGTCCCTTGATCGTCCGAACGGAACGTTCGGAGGTGCTCGACGGATTGCTCCAGCATCCCGACACCCGGACGTTATTCGGCGATCGCCTTGGGCCGACAGCCGCGATCGTGAAATCAGGGGATCCGGAGCGGCTGCAAAAGGCCCTGACGATGCTGGGCGTGAGCCTGCTTTTGGAGTGA